TTGTAGTCCACGGGGGGGGCGGAGGGCCCCCCGCCCCAGGGcgccccccggcggcggggcgggatGGCGCCCGCCGCGAAGCCCCGTCGCCGGGTCCGTCCCTGAGGAAGGGCCCGAGGCCGGGGACGGCACCGAGCCCCGGGGAAGGCACCGAGCCCCAGGGACGGCGCGGCCCCTTCAGCCCGGCCcctccaggcaggcagggaagggtgTGGGGGAGGCTGGGCCAGGAGGCCTGTGAGAGGATGGGGAGTTATTTGTGGCAGGCGGCCTcacttccttcctcccccccttccctccgcCTCAGGGACTGAACGTGGACGCAGGAGCACGGCGTCCCGGCCAAAGGGTTATTTTAGTGTTGGCATCTCTCATCGCTCCACGGCCTTCCCCACCCACGGGACAGCGCCGTCCAGGAAGTGCCCGGGAATAGCACTGCAGtcccgaggaggaggaggaggaggaaggtccAGCGAGCCGCGTGGAGAACCTACCTCCGAGTAGGTGACACCAAAGGCCCCTGGATACTGGGTCATCAGAAGATTGCATGGGCTCCCTGTCCTCCCCCGGGAGAAAATCCCCCCCTGAAGGAGCCATGTCCAAGGAAGCGGCTGAATTCCCATGCGAAGAGCGTCCTCCGTAAATTAACTTCTCTCCCAGGGGAGGAAATGATACGAGTTTCTTTTAATAGGACTTTGATCTCTTGGGCTCCACACAGAACCGCTTCCCTCGCTGGGATCCTCCAGCTGTGTGGTAGAGGGCAGCAAGGATTTATAAGGCAAACACCTTTTTTTAACTCTGCCAGCACGCGCGGGGTGAACAATGTTAATAATAAACTTTCAGGCCTGGTCTGCGTGCTGCCTGTGCAGctgttttggggagggaaataacttttttcaaTTCTCATTTACACTGATTCTACTGCAGGCAGGCTTTTACCGGGGTAATTTAATAGCTATTCCCCTGCGTTTGCAGGAATAAGTCATAGGATATCAATACCTTCTTATTCATCTAACAACCCTCCGCGGGAGGCTGGAGTACTATAATTACGCAGCTCTTGGTCATGTAGGACAACTTTTCATAAGTCAATACGTGTGGAGGTATTTCAGTTAATATCTACGCATACATGCCTATACACCCAACACAACATCACTGTCAGTGATAGACCTGCAGAAAAAACCCTTCAATTATTGACGAATCACACTGAAAACACCATCAACGTGCACTTTGTGCACAGAGATTCGGAAACCACGGACTGGAACCCTTGTACACTGATGTTTACGCTACAATCTGGTACTGACACTGTTTCCTCTTCCAGTTCTCCGTTTCACAGTCGGGGCAACTCGACGCACACTCTGCCATGCAACAGAGAAATGTTTAGGACGTGCCAGGTACACGTGCCCAGGATGCACTTACTTCCATCTTTGCGCACGTCCTCATTAACGTGTGCTCGTTTGCTCTCTTCGGCTTTGGTGTGTACACCTTTCCCTCAGCCGGTTTCATCCAAGAGGATGCACAGCTTTTCTCCAGTCTTGAAGAGAGCAAAAAATCAAAAGTATCGCTAAAATTAGAAGCGTAAGCAGCCATTGCTATGAAAATATGGGCAAGGAAATATCTCAGGAGCCCCTCAACTCCTGGTAACAAACACTAAGCACTGGTCTCCTAGCATTAGTGACAGTGGCGTAcgcttttaaaaagaataaatttaaaGTATATGCTGTTATCCTCAGAACAGGTTTCTAGATTTCTTCTTGTTAAGCATGAGCAACTCGGGTGAAAGGGGAATTCTTTCCTTTGGATTTTCCAAAACACGTACAATGCAAAGGACTGTTTACCGACACCTCCCAAGTCATTCCACTGATGCGCAGCTTTTTGTCTCtgataaataattaacattttcctttccaagagAGAAAATTAACCTGAAAATGAGGACCAGAGGAGATGCACAGCAGACAACGGCCCTGCGGCAGCCCCAGCCCGGGCACACGTGACGGTCCTGTCGCACCATATTGGTGCGTGTTTGCTTGACTTACCGGAGCAGGCGGAAGAGCAGGAGACACGCTCCCTACGTGCCGAGCTCCTGCGCCGCGGCAATCCTCGCTCTGCCCGCCGTGCCGCGTGTTGGCCCGAGAGAGACTTACGCACTGGGAAGAAGATGCAAAACCGCATGCAAAGTCTGGGTGACTACAGCTGCGCTCCAGTTTGCGGAGCTCACAGATACCTTTAGGAGCGGCGGTTAAGCAGGCGTCTGCGTTCGCTATATATTCCGCGCGCTACAACTGCGGGGCATTTGGGACCTGTTCTTCCTGATCGTGGTACCCTTCCCATGGGGGCAGGGACCTGCCTCCACTCCCAGCAGTCCCTACAAAGACAATGAAATAGTAATATAGAGCCAGGTGTAAGTTAAGGCAGCAACTTCCCCCGAAAGAcagtctttttatttaattgccATTTATCTTCCCGGATGCTAGCAACAGGGAACGCGGATTCTGGCTTTCTACTCGCAATGAAACTTTGCAATTCGCTTTAGTGTTGAAGGCGACCCACGAGGTCAGTGGGATCTGGGGAACGGAGGCGCAGAGGGGCACAGCCGCaacccctgcctgctcccaggcCGGCTCCTGGGGCACGGCCGTGCTGGCCTTCCCAAGGCCAAGGGTCAGACCCTCCCGgactttttgggggggggggggggtcgcagACCAGCAGGGCTGCCCGGTCCGAATCCGAAGCCCGGAGACTAGCGCTCCTAGGCTGCGGCAACGATAAAACCGGGCAAGAAATGCCGGAGGCGCTGCCAGAGCCTCTTCCCTTGCCAGGGGCTTCGCTcgtccccgccgccgctcgccaGCGCGGGCCCCGAGCGAACCGCCACGCACCGGAGGCTCCCGCGCCTCGCCCGAgggccgccgctccccgcggcCTGCGCGCTGCGGCTCCCGGGGGAGGCGGAGGcggagtgtgtgtgtgtgtgtgagtggaggggggggggtccgcCGTCCCcccgggcggccccgcggccTGGCCCGGCCCTCGCCGCTCGCAGCCCCCCGCCAAGCGCCTCTGCACCACACGGCCAGGAAAGGCGCTTTCtggcgggggcgggggaggaaggggggggcgggccgggaggcggcgggggccgccggGGCCGGCCGGGGGGGTGCCCGGGGgagcccgccgccccgccgcgccccgccgccgctcgccccGCTCCTATTGACTTCCCATTGTGGAGCTTTGCAACAAAGGGTAGGATCCAAACCGTGCCCCGTTTCGTCCAATCAGCGCGCAGAGCGCCCGCCGGCCGTCGATTGGCCCCTTCTCGCCTCACAGTACCCAATCGGACGCCTACTTTAACAACCAATCAGCGGCCGGGCACGCGCCCAATCAGCGCCGAGGAAGCGGAGCACGGCCTTTGTGTGTCGTGACGCCACGGCGCCGGCGGAGGTCCCGGCCAATGGTACGGCGCGCTGCTTCCAGGCATTGTGAGGTCACCGCGCCGTGTGCCGCCCCCGCTATAAAAGGCGAGTccccgcggcggggagggcgcAGTGAGGGGGTGGCTGGGTGCGGAACGGCTCGTGGCAGGAGCAGCGCAGGCTTCGGTGCGCAGCGCTACCGGCACCGGTGCTTCCTTCTTCTCCGAGCGGTAAgtggcgggcggcgggcgcgtTCCGTGGCGGGCGGCGGTACTGCGCGGCCCTTGGCGGCCTTGGTTCCTCCTGGAGCCTGGCGGGCAGGCCGGGCCTTGCCTACGTGCCCTGAGTCACGGCCGGttcccatccccccccccccccccgttcccttcccccccctccgccgggGCGGCCCGGGAGGAAGCAGGAGGCGGCGTGACTCAGGCCGGTTcccccggggaggggagcggcCGGGCCACGACGCGAAGCGGGGGCGGAGGGGGAGAACCGTgactcctccttcccctcccggGGGAGGCCGCTGGCCGCCTGCCCGCCTCAGCGGcgggggaggggtgggggggaggtgggCAGCTCGCCGACATCTGCCGCTTCTGGGACTTGAGGGGATCGGatagggcggggggggggagggggacgggTGGGAAACAGCGTGTAGCCGGGCTTGGCGGATCGTGTTGCCGCGGGATTGGGGAGAGCTGGACCCCGTGTCACGCGTGCCTGTCTCCGTAGgtaagtgaagaaaaatggcTCGTACAAAGCAGACCGCCCGCAAGTCCACTGGGGGGAAGGCTCCGCGCAAGCAGCTGGCCACCAAGGCGGCCCGGAAAAGCGCTCCCTCTACCGGCGGCGTCAAGAAGCCTCACCGCTACAGGTAAGGCCgccggcacggcacggcccggccccggccccggctcctGCCCCGACTCACctgctccctccttcctcctccaacCAGGCCGGGCACCGTCGCCCTCCGTGAGATCCGCCGTTACCAGAAGTCCACGGAGTTGCTGATCCGCAAGCTGCCCTTTCAGCGGCTGGTCAGGGAAATCGCCCAAGATTTCAAAACAGACTTGAGGTTCCAGAGTGCAGCCATCGGTGCGCTGCAGGTATTGCTAGCGGCCTGCCGGGCCTCGGCGCTCGCGGCGCTGAGTGTGCTTCGCTGAGGGTTTCTAACGACATTTCTTCTTGTGCTCTTGAAACAGGAGGCCAGCGAAGCATATCTGGTGGGTCTGTTTGAAGATACAAACCTGTGCGCCATCCATGCCAAGAGAGTCACCATCATGCCCAAAGATATCCAGTTGGCTCGCAGGATACGGGGGGAGAGGGCTTAAGTGAAGGCTGTTTTTATGGTGTTTTGTAGTAAATTCTGTAAAAtactttggttttaatttgtgacttttttgtaagaaattgtTTATAATATGTTGCATTTGTACTTAAGTCATTCCATCTTTCACTCAGGATGAATGCTAAAAGTGACTGTTCACATAAACCTCAGTGATGTGAGCCTTGTTGCTCAGGAGTGACAAGTTGCTAATATGCAGAAGGGATGGGTGATCTTTCTTGCTTCTCATGCATGTTTCTGTATGTTAATGACTTGTTGGGTAGCTAAACTTGTAAGGTACTAGAATTGATATAAATGTGTACAGGGTCCTTTTGCAATAAAACTGGTTATGACTTGATCCAAGTGTTTAACAATTGGGGCTGTTAGTCTGACCATACATCACTGTGATCAAATGTGGACTTTTTTCAGAGGGTGAAACTACAAGTCTTAACCACAGTGTAACTTACAGTTTCCTAAAAACGTAAACCTGGCAGCTATAGAATACACTATGTGCATTTATAATAGCTATTTTATATATTGTAGTgtcaacatttttaaattaaatgttttacattCACATGTGAGGAGTCTTTGTCATTTGGTTTGTATGGGCTTGAAGAAGCTTCCTCCTCTTGGCTCCAGTAGGTTAGCAGTAGATGCCTGTAATGCCAGACTGCTGCTGTGACCATTTTGTCTGTCAACAGAACGGAGAACTTGCCCTGGCCACCCTTGGAGGTTTTTGGAGGCTTGCTGTAGCTTGAGTCATTGCTCTTGGCCActgagagcagagctgagccctTGCAGCTGTGGGGTAGAGGAGGAATAGGCTGACTTGACAGGCCAAGGCTAGGCAGCAGCCTgttgagggggtggggggggcttttgtaccttttttttataaaatcctAACTGCTTATTGCTGTCAGCTGTTCAGGCACCACTCTGGAGctaagctttttttctttttttttcctcctcttttccactAGGTGCAGGGGAAGTTTATTTCTGTGGCATGACTGGTCTGCCCAAAGCAAAACTACCAGCTTGTTCCCTGAGCAGTGTTGGGTGCTGAGTTGGGGGGGGTGTGGCTGCAGCCCCCGAGTTTCTGTGGGATCTGGTTGTGTGACTAAGTCCCAGTTAATAACAGCAGCCAGCACTAGCAGTGCAGGATGGTATGTGAGTGGAAAAGCTAATTATACAACCTGAGAGCATATGGGCTGCTAAGCAAACTGGAATGGGCGCTCAATAAGATTCTCATTTCCCATCTAAGCTTTTTTGATGAAACAGGATTATACACTCCGACCTTCACTTCAGAACAGCTCTTTGGGCTCTGCTGAGACAGGTCTGGTT
This DNA window, taken from Haliaeetus albicilla chromosome 12, bHalAlb1.1, whole genome shotgun sequence, encodes the following:
- the H3-3B gene encoding histone H3.3, which translates into the protein MARTKQTARKSTGGKAPRKQLATKAARKSAPSTGGVKKPHRYRPGTVALREIRRYQKSTELLIRKLPFQRLVREIAQDFKTDLRFQSAAIGALQEASEAYLVGLFEDTNLCAIHAKRVTIMPKDIQLARRIRGERA